The Carnobacterium divergens nucleotide sequence TTTTAACTCTTTCACGCGTTTTGAATACAAGCCAAGAGGTTCAATATGAATCTCTCCAGCATTTTCAAATTTGTAATTGTTTTCTTTGACTTGATTTTTAAAATAAGGAATATGTTGGAAATAGTTCGCATCAATTTCCCCGTCTGCTAAGGCTTTATTTGGAATCACATAATCCGTATAGGTCTTAATATCCAATTTAACCCCTTCTTTTTCAAGAATTGGTTTCACATGTTCTAAAATTTCAGCATGAGGGACGTTACTTGCCCCAATTTTCAAGGTATCTTCGTCGCTTTTTTTACTGTCTTTGCCGCCATTTCCACAAGCTGCTAGTGTTCCTACTAAACCTAATGTTAAAATGATTCCAAAAATTTTCGATTTTTTCATAATAAATTCCCCCACATTCTCATTTTTTTATTATCGTTTGTCAATACGTTTTACTGCAATATCGCCAATCGCTTGAATACAAAAGACGATAATTAAAATCACTAGTGTGGCTACAATTGTCACTGCGGTTTGATTGCGTTGGAAGCCTTCTAGGTAAGCTAGATTTCCTAAACCACCTGCTCCAATCACACCCGCCATTGCAGTATAGCCCACTAAAGAAATGGCGGTTACGGTTAAGCCTGAAACGATGGCTGGTAAACTTTCTGGCAATAGTACTTTGTAAATAATTTGAAATTTATTGGCTCCCATTGCTTCTGCTGCTTCAATGACACCTTTATCAATTTCTCTAAAACCAATTTCCACCATCCGTGCATAGAATGGAGCTGCTGAAATAATTAGGGCAGGTAACGCAGCGGTTGGTCCGATAATGCTTCCTACAAGTGCTTTGGTGAAAGGCAATAATAAAACAATTAAAATAATAAAAGGAATTGAACGGAACACATTGACTAAGATCGCAACGACCCAATACAATAGTCGCGCCAACGGGTTGCTTTTTCCACTTGTTTGATAGAGTAGCAAGCCTAGTAAAATACCTAATACAAAGACCAATATCAAAGAACCTGCTGTCATTCCTAAGGTTTGAAGTGTCGCACCTTTGATTTTTTCTGGATCTACTTGTGAAAAATCAACGGTTCCTATTTTAAGATTCTGCATTTGTAATCACCTCAACTTCAACACGTAATGTTCGTAAATTTTTAATTGCATCGTCAATTTTAAGCGACTCTCCTGTTAATTGAACGTAAAGAGAACCGATGGCACCTTCTTGTGTCTGTTGGATACTGCCTTGAATAATGCTCAAATCAATGCCATCTTCTTTGACAACCTTTGAAATGATTGGCAATTTTGCTTGCTCTCCGTGGAAGGTTAGACGAACAACCTTTCCTTCTGGATATTGCTGTACTAACTCCTCGACCACTAAATTGGTATCTCCAAGATCTGGATTGCTGTCTTGTTGAATGAAGCGCTTGGTCACAGCTTCTTTTGGTTTTGTAAAAATATCTAACACGTTTCCTTGTTCAACAATTTTCCCGTCTTCCATCACAGCCACTTGATCACAGATTTTGCGAATCACATGCATTTCGTGAGTAATCAGTACAATTGTTAGGTTTAGTCGTTTGTTGATATCTAATAATAAATCTAACACTTCATCCGTTGTTTGTGGATCTAAAGCACTTGTAGCCTCGTCACAAAGGAGCAAACTAGGATCATTCGCAAGTGCCCGCGCAATTCCCACACGTTGCTTTTGGCCACCAGATAATTGAGCAGGATAAGCATTTTCACGGCCTTCTAAACCGACAAGCTGAATCAGCTCTTTGGCTTTTTTTAAGCGTAATGCTTTTGGGAATTGTGCGATTTCAAGAGGAAACATGATGTTTTCAATCACGGTTCTTGACCATAATAAATTGAAATGCTGGAAAACCATGCCGATATTTTGACGTGCTTTACGTAGCGCTCCGCCTTTTAGGCTTGAAATCACTTGCCCATCCACTGAAACGGTTCCTGTTGTTGGCGTTTCTAATCCGTTAAACATGCGGATAAGCGTGCTTTTCCCAGCCCCAGAATACCCAACGACTCCATAAATTTCGCCGCTTTTAATTGCTAAATCAACGCCATTTACTGCATTGATTGTTCCATTTTTTGTTTGAAACGATTTTTTAATTGCTTTTAATTCAATCATGTCCTTAACCGACCTTTCCTCTTTTTTACTTATGGAAAAA carries:
- a CDS encoding methionine ABC transporter ATP-binding protein, producing MIELKAIKKSFQTKNGTINAVNGVDLAIKSGEIYGVVGYSGAGKSTLIRMFNGLETPTTGTVSVDGQVISSLKGGALRKARQNIGMVFQHFNLLWSRTVIENIMFPLEIAQFPKALRLKKAKELIQLVGLEGRENAYPAQLSGGQKQRVGIARALANDPSLLLCDEATSALDPQTTDEVLDLLLDINKRLNLTIVLITHEMHVIRKICDQVAVMEDGKIVEQGNVLDIFTKPKEAVTKRFIQQDSNPDLGDTNLVVEELVQQYPEGKVVRLTFHGEQAKLPIISKVVKEDGIDLSIIQGSIQQTQEGAIGSLYVQLTGESLKIDDAIKNLRTLRVEVEVITNAES
- a CDS encoding methionine ABC transporter permease, with amino-acid sequence MQNLKIGTVDFSQVDPEKIKGATLQTLGMTAGSLILVFVLGILLGLLLYQTSGKSNPLARLLYWVVAILVNVFRSIPFIILIVLLLPFTKALVGSIIGPTAALPALIISAAPFYARMVEIGFREIDKGVIEAAEAMGANKFQIIYKVLLPESLPAIVSGLTVTAISLVGYTAMAGVIGAGGLGNLAYLEGFQRNQTAVTIVATLVILIIVFCIQAIGDIAVKRIDKR